A genomic window from Phoenix dactylifera cultivar Barhee BC4 unplaced genomic scaffold, palm_55x_up_171113_PBpolish2nd_filt_p 000007F, whole genome shotgun sequence includes:
- the LOC103704535 gene encoding F-box/LRR-repeat protein 17-like, whose protein sequence is MLRQPAAEAAASVAPKRGPPKKRGSYNCGRCGLPKKGHVCPSSGGHALPPRSDHRLRRALSFEEDRSPAAAAEAAEEEVAETAAAAAAAAAEEEVVEVGGGVLPASCLAEVLRRLSPKELMGAAAVCRGWRDCVKRVWRSADELRLSVSPRSQIGFVGSVLHKCAGLTRLMLRMESDVDATLLACVAFSCPNLEAFEIGIGDHAVNRITGDELGRFVAEKRCLSILKVEGCNSLGFLNLYSSSLSMLWLSDLYCISKMVINCPNLKELSFDFTRQENDSTVLVSMMDSLGRTCPRLRNVHIASIRLCNEAVLALASANLRGLRMLSLVLGSKITDAAVAAIVSSYSSLELLDLSGSSISDSGIGMICNVYPQTLSRLLLALCPNITSSGIQFATAQLPLLQLIDCGMSIRDMNSQEESSEENGLLGSESSGELRCQKSPKSKPQSIYQKLIIKHGRLRKLSLWGCSGLDALFLNCPELNDLNLNSCTNLHPERLLLQCSNLKNVHASGCQDMLIGAIRNQVLNEFAAAENHLPCKRLADGSKRVQVPQYPLQPSDDGKQKRLRRTECTVHID, encoded by the exons ATGCTCCGCCAGCCCGCCGCGGAGGCCGCCGCCTCCGTCGCGCCCAAGCGTGGTCCGCCGAAGAAGCGGGGCAGCTACAACTGCGGCCGATGCGGCCTCCCCAAGAAGGGCCACGTCTGCCCCTCCAGCGGCGGTCACGCCCTCCCCCCTCGCTCCGATCACCGCCTCCGCCGCGCCCTCTCCTTTGAGGAGGACCGGTCTCCGGCAGCAGCcgcggaggcggcggaggaggaggtggcggagactgcggcggcggcggcggcggcggcggccgaggaggaggtggtggaggtGGGCGGCGGTGTTCTGCCGGCGTCGTGCCTGGCGGAGGTCCTGAGGCGGCTGTCGCCCAAGGAGCTGATGGGTGCGGCGGCTGTCTGCCGGGGATGGAGGGATTGCGTGAAGAGGGTGTGGCGATCCGCGGACGAGCTTAGGCTTAGTGTTTCTCCTCGATCTCAGATCGGTTTCGTTGGATCGGTGCTCCACAAATGCGCCGGACTGACCAGGCTCATGCTGAGAATGGAAAG TGATGTTGATGCGACATTGCTAGCTTGTGTTGCATTCTCATGCCCTAATCTAGAAGCTTTTGAGATCGGTATTGGTGACCATGCAGTCAATCGGATAACTGG GGATGAATTGGGCCGTTTTGTTGCTGAGAAACGTTGTCTTTCAATTCTTAAAGTGGAAGGTTGCAATAGTCTTGGCTTTCTCAACCTCTATTCTTCAAGCCTGTCAATGCTATGGCTTTCAGACCTCTATTGCATTTCAAAAATG GTCATTAACTGTCCCAATCTGAAAGagctttcttttgattttactcgaCAAGAAAATGATTCTACAGTTCTTGTTTCTATGATGGATAGTTTGGGCCGTACATGTCCACGGCTAAGAAATGTGCATATTGCATCAATTCGACTTTGTAATGAAGCTGTGCTTGCTTTAGCAAGTGCAAACCTAAG GGGCTTGCGCATGCTGTCACTTGTTCTTGGTTCAAAAATTACAGATGCGGCTGTAGCTGCTATAGTTTCAAGTTATTCAAGTTTAGAATTGCTTGATTTAAGTGG ATCAAGCATTAGCGACAGTGGGATTGGAATGATATGCAACGTGTACCCTCAGACCCTATCCAGGCTCCTCCTTGCTCTCTGTCCTAACATCACTTCAA GTGGGATCCAATTTGCTACTGCACAGCTACCCCTTCTTCAGCTAATTGACTGTGGAATGAGCATTCGTGATATGAATTCTCAAGAGGAAAGTTCTGAAGAAAATGGGTTGCTTGGTAGTGAAAGTAGTGGAGAGCTTAGGTGTCAGAAATCACCAAAATCAAAGCCACAATCAATTTACCAAAAACTAATTATAAAACACGGGCGTTTGAGAAAACTCAGTTTATGGGGCTGTTCTGGTTTAGAT GCCCTGTTTCTAAACTGTCCAGAACTTAATGATCTCAATCTTAACTCATGTACAAATTTGCATCCAG AGAGGTTGTTGCTCCAGTGTTCCAATTTGAAAAATGTTCATGCTTCTGGATGTCAAGATATGCTAATTGGAGCAATTCGAAACCAG
- the LOC103704536 gene encoding photosystem II reaction center W protein, chloroplastic: MAAISATTVTSTVARVAVPRRLTGISLSPVLGLPQIRVRGGRLRCSSELKPSVAGGTSTGVSWLAAASVMSVSNPVLALVDDRMSTEGTGLSLGISNNLLTWILVAVFGLIWSLYFVYTSTLEEDEESGLSL; encoded by the exons ATGGCTGCCATCAGCGCCACCACAGTGACCTCAACAGTTGCACGCGTTGCCGTGCCCAGGCGACTCACCGGCATCTCCTTGTCACCGGTGTTAG GATTGCCTCAGATTAGAGTTAGAGGTGGAAGGTTGAGGTGCTCCTCGGAGCTGAAGCCATCCGTCGCCGGTGGGACGTCGACGGGAGTGTCATGGCTTGCAGCTGCAAGCGTGATGAGCGTGTCAAACCCAGTCCTGGCCCTGGTTGATGATAGGATGAGCACCGAAGGGACGGGGCTCAGCCTGGGAATCAGCAACAACCTGCTGACTTGGATCCTGGTTGCTGTGTTTGGTCTCATCTGGTCCCTCTACTTTGTGTACACCTCTACCCTTGAAGAGGATGAGGAATCTGGACTGTCCCTCTAA